In Procambarus clarkii isolate CNS0578487 chromosome 38, FALCON_Pclarkii_2.0, whole genome shotgun sequence, the genomic window TTAAGAAAATACACTTAAGAGTTTTCCGGTCTTTGTTAAATAAAGCCAAAATGTAGCTAAAAGAAACCTTTTTTTAtggtaataataatacaaatatttatacaTTAACGATGATGAGAAAAGTGTATGTATTAGACCCATTGTATCGTTTCCACAATCTCATTGAACGTGTAGTTTGCATTCCATTGTATTCATGGTCTGAATGGACTGACTCAGACCGACATACACACTCCCATTCACAGGCAAAATCATACACTAAATCTAACGGAATCCAATTTTTCGACAATGAAGTACAAAATAAAGCGAACTAAGACCTAGAGTCTCTCGGTCAGCTGGTAATATGTGTCTCATTTGAGCCATCTGTCGGAAAATAAAGTTTTACCGGCCGATACATATCCACCGGCTGGAAAATCTCCCCTCCTTAAATCCCCATAACCGTAAAGCGCCAGAATCTACGGATTTTTCACGGCCTTTAGGAGGATATCTTATTAACCCAATTTGATGAAAAAATTTAATGAAAATTTTCAGAATTTTCCCGTAATAGTTCGATTTTTGTTGGTGTTTCCTTCGTGGTAATAAATGTTCAAACATTGGGGTAAACTTCTGTAACATTGCAGCTGTCTTTATAAACATTGTATGGAAATCTAGATCTAAATGTTATTGTTGCGTCTAGAGCGAAGTATTGTAAGGGAACCAATCGGTTATCGCCTCATTTGAGAGGCCATAACCAAAGGATAACCACTCTATCCAATTTTACTGCCTTTTACCAAGCCAAACGAGGCGTTCAGGTGGTTTAAGATGCCGAGGATCGTGAACTTAACGAGAAGGCTCGCTACATTTTTATACTGTTTCTTGTTGTTCTTTTTCTGGGTGTAGGTGCCCCATCACACTGTGGTATTATGGGTGTAGGTGCCCCATCACCCTGTGGCATTTTGGGTGTAGGTGCCCCATCACACTGTGGTATTGTGGGTGTAGGTGCCCCATCACACTGTGGTATTATGGGTGTAGGTGCCCCATCACACTGTGGCATTGTGGGTGTAGGTGCCCCATCACCCTGTGGCATTGTGGGTGTAGGTGCCCCATCACCCTGTGGCATTGTGGGTGTAGGTGCCCCATCACACTGTGGCATTGTGGGTGTAGGTGCCCCATCACCCTGTGGCATTGTGGGTGTAGGTGCCCCATCACACTGTGGTATTATGGGTGTAGGTGCCCCATCACACTGTGGTATTATGGGTGTAGGTGCCCGATCACCCTGTGGCATTGTGGGTGTAGGTGCCCCATCACACTGTAGCATTGTGGGTGTAGGTGCCCCATCACACTGTGGTATTATGGGTGTAGGTGCCCCATCACCCTGTGGCATTTTGGGTGTAGGTGCCCCATCACACTGTAGCATTGTGGGTGTAGGTGCCCCATCACACTGTGGTATTATGGGTGTAGGTGCCCCATCACCCTGTGGCATTGTGGGTGTAGGTGCCCCATCACACTGTAGCATTGTGGGTGTAGGTGCCCCATCACACTGTAGCATTGTGGGTGTAGGTACCCCATCACCCTGTGGCATTGTGGGTGTAGGTGCCCCATCACACTGTGGCAATGTGGGTGTAGGTGCCCCATCACACTGTAGCAATGTGGGTGTAGGTACCCCATCACACTGTAGCATTGTGGGTGTAGGTGCCCCATCACACTGTGGCAATGTGGGTGTAGGTGCCCCATCACCCTATGGCATTGTGGGTGTAGGTACCCCATCACACTGTAGCATTGTGGGTGTAAGTACCCCATCGCACTGTGGCAATATGGGTGTAGGTACCCCATCACACTGTGGCATTGTGGGTGTAGGTGCCCCATCACCCTATGGCATTGTGGGTGTAGGTACCCCATCACACTGTAGCATTGTGGGTGTAAGTACCCCATCGCACTGTGGCAATGTGGGTGTAGGAGCCCCAGAGTCAAATTCTCTGAAAACCATACAAAGTTTTGCACTTTTCAACCCGTGCAATATTTATTTTGATCTTATGACAGCATGCTGAGCTACTGTAAAATACCGACAATACAATGTTGTATATTTTAAAACTTCTACACTACTCCTCTGCTTTATAACAGCGTTTGTTGGCAAGTTTTGAGTGCTCATCTGAACTCCAGAGAAATATATGCCATAGCAACGTGTGCAATTGCTCCAGAAATCCGGC contains:
- the LOC123747551 gene encoding bile salt-activated lipase-like, with product MLQCDGVPTPTLLQCDGAPTPTLPQCDGAPTPTMPQGDGVPTPTMLQCDGAPTPTMLQCDGAPTPTMPQGDGAPTPIIPQCDGAPTPTMLQCDGAPTPKMPQGDGAPTPIIPQCDGAPTPTMLQCDGAPTPTMPQGDRAPTPIIPQCDGAPTPIIPQCDGAPTPTMPQGDGAPTPTMPQCDGAPTPTMPQGDGAPTPTMPQGDGAPTPTMPQCDGAPTPIIPQCDGAPTPTIPQCDGAPTPKMPQGDGAPTPIIPQCDGAPTPRKRTTRNSIKM